From a single Sorghum bicolor cultivar BTx623 chromosome 5, Sorghum_bicolor_NCBIv3, whole genome shotgun sequence genomic region:
- the LOC110435296 gene encoding uncharacterized protein LOC110435296 isoform X3, with amino-acid sequence MSSADYYVGHPTTYTAPAPAPGTQQAPPQVVAAGVAGATHSYSYFVGHPVSPEKTLKPAQPAPSPLPAHGHTTKRSSLLPRCFPCFGGSRVAEQ; translated from the exons ATGAGCAGCG CGGACTACTACGTTGGCCACCCAACCACGTacacggcgccggcgccggcaccgGGAACGCAACAAGCACCACCCCAGGTAGTCGCCGCCGGCG TCGCAGGAGCAACGCACAGTTACAGTTACTTCGTGGGTCACCCGGTGAGCCCTGAGaagacgctaaagccagcacaGCCAGCTCCATCTCCGCTGCCTGCTCATGGTCACACAacaaagagatcaagcttgctgCCCAGATG CTTCCCGTGCTTCGGTGGTAGTCGAGTTGCCGAGCAATAA
- the LOC110435296 gene encoding uncharacterized protein LOC110435296 isoform X2, which translates to MSSADYYVGHPTTYTAPAPAPGTQQAPPQVVAAGGEQIPVSTQTPVAGATHSYSYFVGHPVSPEKTLKPAQPAPSPLPAHGHTTKRSSLLPRCFPCFGGSRVAEQ; encoded by the exons ATGAGCAGCG CGGACTACTACGTTGGCCACCCAACCACGTacacggcgccggcgccggcaccgGGAACGCAACAAGCACCACCCCAGGTAGTCGCCGCCGGCGGTGAGCAAATCCCAGTGAGCACCCAAACTCCTG TCGCAGGAGCAACGCACAGTTACAGTTACTTCGTGGGTCACCCGGTGAGCCCTGAGaagacgctaaagccagcacaGCCAGCTCCATCTCCGCTGCCTGCTCATGGTCACACAacaaagagatcaagcttgctgCCCAGATG CTTCCCGTGCTTCGGTGGTAGTCGAGTTGCCGAGCAATAA
- the LOC110435296 gene encoding helicase SRCAP-like isoform X1 — protein sequence MSSADYYVGHPTTYTAPAPAPGTQQAPPQVVAAGGEQIPVSTQTPGPSTAPMLACDLIAGATHSYSYFVGHPVSPEKTLKPAQPAPSPLPAHGHTTKRSSLLPRCFPCFGGSRVAEQ from the exons ATGAGCAGCG CGGACTACTACGTTGGCCACCCAACCACGTacacggcgccggcgccggcaccgGGAACGCAACAAGCACCACCCCAGGTAGTCGCCGCCGGCGGTGAGCAAATCCCAGTGAGCACCCAAACTCCTGGTCCGTCCACGGCACCAATGCTTGCTTGTGACCTTA TCGCAGGAGCAACGCACAGTTACAGTTACTTCGTGGGTCACCCGGTGAGCCCTGAGaagacgctaaagccagcacaGCCAGCTCCATCTCCGCTGCCTGCTCATGGTCACACAacaaagagatcaagcttgctgCCCAGATG CTTCCCGTGCTTCGGTGGTAGTCGAGTTGCCGAGCAATAA